One Gammaproteobacteria bacterium DNA segment encodes these proteins:
- a CDS encoding TonB-dependent receptor has product MRTLSLRAGALCLALLPGVTPLLVTPAAAQSATAEPMTFNLRAQPLDQAVTELARQAGLTIGGDAALLRSRQAPALQGRYTPHEALRILLTGSGVAARFAGDSTVTLMQASAQGGDGPVQLAPIQVTGTGGSAFAPVEGYQATHSYTATRTDTPIIDTPASVQVVPNDVLEDQQVLRLKDAIKNVSGVQPRGASGVSSEQLTIRGFDQGGFIFRDGFRTPNTFGARFFELSNVDRVEVLKGPASVLFGRIEPGGVVNLVTKKPLREYQHSIEQQVGSYDFYRTTVDTTGPIPGLESVQYRLIASYVDADSFRDVVENETVFINPQLAWDITDRTRVNFSFEYRDDDRTNDSGLPALGDEVADVPEDTFLGSRDDFLKTEMLRVALDGSHAFNDSWLFRTKFVYEDFERRDARLDGAFGSSIDPTTGDFDRRFSANNAFPETWFTTNSLEGHFDTGALRHTLLLGVDFTRSDLPWTFPDNAFSPGPGNNLFNPNPNPTVTPSNTTVDFGSSDDFDKRLGVFWQDQISFFDDRLHLLVGGRYDDTEARSFGTKNENEEYSQRYGVLFKPKRWLSLYGSYAQSLSGNVIFARTRSGEPLDPEEGEQWEVGAKALFFDERLSATLTWFDLTKENIAAPDPDGGDFSVAIGEAESRGLELDVAGEIAPGWKLIASYGWLPTVEITEDSNLGQEGNRLFNAPRHAGSLWSTYTLQGGELRGLTLGAGIFGVSEREGDNANSFEADGYARVDAMARYPFILGSTRVTAQLNIENLFDIDYIESTGNSRIAGNHPGAPLSALFSLKAEF; this is encoded by the coding sequence ATGCGAACTCTGTCCCTCCGTGCCGGGGCCCTGTGCCTCGCGCTGCTGCCGGGCGTTACGCCGTTGCTGGTGACGCCGGCCGCCGCCCAGAGCGCCACCGCCGAGCCCATGACCTTCAACCTCCGCGCCCAGCCGCTGGACCAAGCCGTCACCGAGCTGGCCCGCCAGGCCGGGCTGACGATCGGCGGCGACGCCGCCCTGCTGCGCAGCCGCCAGGCCCCGGCCCTGCAGGGCCGATACACCCCGCACGAGGCATTGCGCATCCTGCTTACGGGCTCCGGCGTGGCCGCGCGCTTTGCCGGTGACAGCACTGTCACGCTGATGCAGGCGTCGGCACAGGGCGGAGACGGACCGGTGCAGCTCGCGCCGATCCAGGTCACGGGAACGGGCGGCTCGGCATTTGCGCCTGTGGAAGGTTATCAGGCCACTCATTCGTATACCGCCACCCGGACCGACACGCCCATCATCGATACGCCGGCTTCCGTCCAGGTCGTTCCGAATGACGTGCTGGAAGACCAGCAGGTGCTGCGGCTCAAGGATGCCATCAAGAACGTCAGCGGCGTGCAGCCGCGCGGTGCGTCCGGTGTCAGCAGTGAGCAACTGACTATCCGTGGGTTCGATCAGGGCGGGTTCATCTTCAGGGACGGATTTCGCACGCCCAATACGTTCGGTGCCCGCTTCTTCGAGCTGAGCAATGTTGACCGGGTCGAGGTGCTCAAAGGGCCGGCGAGCGTCCTGTTCGGGCGTATCGAGCCCGGCGGTGTGGTCAACCTCGTCACCAAAAAGCCGCTCCGCGAGTATCAACATAGCATCGAGCAGCAGGTCGGGTCCTACGACTTCTATCGCACGACGGTGGATACGACCGGCCCGATTCCCGGTCTGGAATCGGTCCAGTATCGGCTCATCGCCTCGTATGTGGACGCCGATTCGTTCCGGGATGTCGTCGAGAATGAAACCGTCTTCATCAATCCCCAGCTCGCCTGGGACATCACCGATCGGACCCGGGTTAATTTCTCCTTCGAATACCGGGACGATGACCGCACCAACGATTCCGGCCTGCCCGCCCTCGGCGATGAAGTGGCCGATGTCCCGGAGGATACGTTCCTCGGCAGTCGAGATGACTTTTTAAAGACGGAAATGTTGCGGGTCGCCCTGGACGGATCGCACGCATTCAACGACAGCTGGCTGTTCCGTACCAAGTTCGTATACGAGGATTTCGAGCGCCGCGATGCGCGACTCGACGGGGCTTTCGGGAGTTCAATCGATCCAACGACGGGTGACTTCGATCGAAGGTTTTCCGCCAACAACGCCTTCCCGGAGACCTGGTTCACCACTAATTCACTCGAGGGCCATTTCGACACGGGGGCCTTGAGGCACACGCTGCTGCTGGGTGTCGATTTCACCCGCTCGGACCTGCCCTGGACCTTCCCCGACAATGCGTTCAGCCCCGGTCCCGGCAACAATCTGTTCAACCCGAATCCCAATCCGACGGTCACGCCATCAAATACGACGGTGGATTTCGGTTCCTCGGACGATTTCGACAAGCGTCTGGGGGTTTTCTGGCAGGATCAGATCTCGTTTTTCGACGACCGGCTGCACCTTCTGGTGGGAGGCCGCTACGACGACACCGAGGCCCGGTCGTTCGGCACGAAAAACGAGAATGAGGAATACAGCCAGCGGTATGGAGTCCTGTTCAAACCGAAACGGTGGCTGAGCCTGTACGGCAGCTATGCCCAATCGCTGTCCGGCAATGTCATCTTTGCCCGCACCCGCTCGGGTGAACCCCTCGACCCCGAGGAAGGCGAGCAATGGGAGGTGGGCGCGAAAGCCCTGTTCTTCGACGAGCGCCTGTCGGCGACGCTGACCTGGTTCGATCTGACCAAGGAAAACATCGCGGCGCCGGATCCGGATGGTGGAGATTTCTCGGTGGCGATCGGCGAGGCCGAGAGCCGCGGTCTGGAGCTGGACGTTGCCGGCGAGATCGCGCCCGGCTGGAAGCTCATCGCCTCCTACGGCTGGCTGCCGACGGTGGAGATCACCGAAGACAGCAATCTGGGTCAGGAAGGCAACCGCCTGTTCAACGCGCCACGGCACGCGGGCAGTCTCTGGAGCACCTATACGCTGCAGGGCGGTGAACTCAGGGGGCTTACCTTGGGTGCCGGTATCTTCGGTGTCAGCGAGCGCGAGGGCGACAACGCCAACAGCTTCGAGGCCGACGGTTACGCCCGTGTCGATGCCATGGCGCGCTATCCGTTCATACTCGGCAGCACCCGCGTCACGGCACAGCTCAACATCGAAAACCTCTTCGACATCGACTACATCGAGAGCACCGGCAACAGCCGGATCGCCGGCAATCACCCGGGGGCGCCTTTGAGTGCGCTGTTCTCGCTGAAGGCGGAGTTCTGA
- a CDS encoding 50S ribosomal protein L25/general stress protein Ctc — translation MENFELNAEARDDMGKGASRRLRRAGKFPAIVYGSSKAPRTVAVNHNEMLLHLQNEAFYSHVLTLNVAGAREQVVLKDMQRHPSHPTILHADFLRVDATHKLTMQVPIHFTNEDKCPGRKLSNGLIQHHITDLEISCLAKDLPEFIEVDLGTTEVGDIIQVGDVQLPEGVELTPNTVLEQPVVSVTQAMAEEVDEEEGEEGGEAGGEAEGESEPDNE, via the coding sequence ATGGAAAACTTTGAACTCAACGCCGAAGCGCGCGACGACATGGGGAAGGGTGCGAGCCGCCGCCTGCGTCGGGCCGGCAAATTCCCGGCCATCGTGTATGGTTCGAGCAAGGCGCCACGGACCGTGGCGGTGAACCACAACGAGATGCTGCTGCACCTGCAGAACGAGGCCTTTTACTCCCACGTCCTTACCCTCAACGTGGCCGGCGCCCGGGAACAGGTGGTGCTGAAGGACATGCAACGCCATCCCTCCCATCCCACCATTCTCCACGCCGATTTCCTGCGGGTGGACGCCACCCATAAGCTGACCATGCAGGTGCCGATCCACTTCACCAACGAGGACAAGTGCCCCGGCAGGAAGCTGAGCAATGGTCTCATCCAGCACCACATCACGGATTTGGAGATCAGCTGCCTGGCCAAGGACCTGCCTGAGTTCATCGAAGTGGACCTGGGGACCACCGAGGTCGGTGACATCATCCAGGTGGGTGACGTCCAACTGCCCGAGGGCGTGGAACTCACCCCCAACACCGTCCTCGAGCAGCCGGTGGTGTCGGTGACCCAGGCCATGGCGGAGGAAGTGGACGAGGAAGAGGGCGAGGAAGGGGGCGAGGCCGGGGGCGAAGCCGAGGGCGAGTCCGAGCCGGACAACGAGTAG
- the pth gene encoding aminoacyl-tRNA hydrolase — protein sequence MSSPIAVVAGLGNPGSAYADTRHNAGFWFVDRLAAGGAVFRSVGRFHGEVAELGQPPCRLLKPATFMNRSGQSVAALMNYYRLPADELLVVHDDLDLPAGTVRLKHGGGHGGHNGLRDIMAALGQRDFRRLRVGVGHPGDRERVVGHVLERPTREEARLMEDAIDRAIKVFPMVQEGAWEKAMHALHSAP from the coding sequence GTGTCATCGCCCATCGCAGTGGTGGCGGGCCTCGGAAACCCGGGGTCCGCCTATGCGGACACCCGCCACAACGCGGGTTTCTGGTTCGTGGACCGTCTCGCCGCCGGCGGGGCCGTGTTTCGCAGCGTGGGACGGTTTCACGGCGAGGTGGCGGAACTGGGACAACCTCCCTGCCGGCTCCTCAAACCCGCCACCTTCATGAACCGCAGCGGCCAATCGGTGGCGGCCCTCATGAACTACTATCGCCTGCCGGCGGATGAACTGCTGGTGGTCCACGATGATCTGGACCTGCCGGCCGGTACCGTACGCCTCAAGCACGGCGGCGGCCATGGCGGCCATAACGGGTTGCGGGACATCATGGCGGCCCTGGGCCAGCGGGATTTTCGCCGCCTGCGCGTCGGCGTCGGCCATCCGGGGGATCGGGAACGGGTGGTGGGCCATGTGCTCGAGCGCCCGACCCGGGAGGAGGCCCGGCTCATGGAGGATGCCATCGACCGTGCCATCAAGGTATTCCCCATGGTGCAGGAGGGGGCCTGGGAGAAGGCCATGCACGCCCTCCACAGCGCCCCCTAG
- a CDS encoding FecR domain-containing protein → MVWQAANETGSHEDHATLREQAADWVLRLEEAGPETRERLVAECEAWQATDPLRRQVLEQMQRMWSAVTPAPARRRRRAAGLGLLMLLAGVTGTQLPWNLWTADYRTAAGEIRDITLPDGSTLVLNSDSAIDIDYGDDRRRIRLERGELLVRVDEDPARRAFEVTTAHGAAVALGTRYGVRLDQAYTDITVHESRVRLLPRDAAAPGEILAGGQRARLTPGAVIRVVSARLQPPDWADRRLVFNDAPLAEVVERLGQYRQGWLLLDADLTHRHLRFTGVVPAEDSDAALSVLADALSLELRSVTPYLVWLHPSE, encoded by the coding sequence ATGGTGTGGCAGGCAGCCAACGAGACGGGCAGTCACGAGGATCACGCCACGCTCCGCGAGCAAGCCGCTGACTGGGTGTTGCGCCTGGAGGAGGCCGGGCCGGAGACGCGCGAGCGCCTTGTGGCCGAGTGTGAGGCCTGGCAGGCGACCGATCCCCTACGGCGGCAGGTGCTAGAGCAGATGCAGCGGATGTGGTCGGCGGTGACGCCGGCACCCGCCCGCCGCCGCCGCCGTGCGGCCGGCCTGGGGTTGCTCATGCTGCTGGCAGGGGTGACGGGGACACAGCTGCCCTGGAATCTGTGGACCGCCGATTACCGCACGGCGGCGGGCGAGATCCGCGATATCACCCTGCCGGACGGCAGCACGCTGGTGCTGAACAGCGACAGCGCCATCGATATCGACTACGGCGACGACCGCCGCCGCATTCGCCTGGAGCGCGGCGAGCTGTTGGTGAGGGTGGATGAGGACCCCGCCCGCCGGGCGTTCGAAGTGACCACGGCGCACGGGGCCGCCGTTGCCCTGGGTACCCGCTACGGTGTGCGCCTGGATCAGGCCTATACTGACATCACGGTCCACGAATCCCGCGTGCGCCTGCTCCCGCGCGACGCCGCCGCGCCCGGCGAGATCCTTGCCGGCGGTCAGCGCGCCCGGCTGACACCCGGGGCCGTGATCCGGGTGGTCTCCGCCCGGCTTCAGCCGCCGGACTGGGCGGACCGGCGCCTGGTGTTCAACGACGCCCCGTTGGCCGAGGTGGTCGAGCGCCTGGGGCAGTATCGCCAGGGCTGGCTGCTGCTGGACGCGGATTTGACCCATCGCCATCTGCGCTTCACCGGCGTGGTGCCGGCCGAGGACAGCGATGCCGCCCTGAGCGTGCTCGCCGACGCCTTGTCACTGGAACTCCGCTCGGTCACCCCCTACCTGGTCTGGCTGCACCCTTCAGAATAA
- a CDS encoding type II toxin-antitoxin system VapC family toxin, producing MAFFDASALIYLLEGKAPFVERVRAALAALIDEYPDMNSVLSRLSWLECRAGPMKTGDAATLALYDAFFARPDLVWVELSRDVVELATLLRVRHGLRTPDALQGACCLQLGPDHVLLTGDPAFQRVQGLNVRVLS from the coding sequence ATGGCCTTTTTCGACGCCAGCGCATTGATCTACCTGTTGGAAGGCAAGGCGCCTTTCGTTGAGCGTGTGCGTGCCGCACTGGCGGCGCTGATTGATGAATACCCCGACATGAACTCGGTGCTGAGTCGCCTGTCCTGGTTGGAGTGCCGCGCCGGCCCGATGAAGACCGGCGATGCCGCCACATTGGCGTTATACGATGCGTTCTTCGCCCGGCCGGATCTGGTGTGGGTGGAACTGTCACGGGATGTGGTGGAACTGGCGACTCTGCTCCGCGTGCGGCACGGCCTGCGCACCCCGGACGCCTTGCAGGGGGCATGCTGCCTGCAACTGGGGCCAGACCATGTGCTGCTGACGGGGGATCCTGCGTTCCAGCGCGTCCAGGGCCTGAATGTCAGAGTGCTGAGCTGA
- a CDS encoding type II toxin-antitoxin system Phd/YefM family antitoxin — protein sequence MDNILPAAEIKRRGMAAIEESLRRGPVHILKRNKATAVVLSEEDYQRLVGNQPPDQPGMTAVQWLLAQPATGTRDKADIDAALAEERAW from the coding sequence ATGGATAATATCCTGCCTGCCGCCGAGATCAAGCGTCGCGGCATGGCCGCCATTGAGGAAAGCCTGCGGCGTGGCCCGGTACATATTCTCAAGCGCAACAAGGCCACTGCGGTGGTGCTGTCGGAGGAGGATTACCAGCGCCTTGTCGGAAACCAGCCGCCGGACCAACCCGGAATGACGGCCGTGCAGTGGCTGCTGGCGCAGCCCGCCACCGGCACCCGCGACAAGGCGGACATTGACGCCGCCCTGGCCGAAGAACGCGCCTGGTGA
- the ychF gene encoding redox-regulated ATPase YchF, with amino-acid sequence MGFKCGIVGLPNVGKSTLFNALTANGIAAENYPFCTIDPNVGVVPIPDPRLDAIAAIVKPRQVITSTMEFVDIAGLVKGAAQGEGLGNKFLATIRETQAVCHVVRCFEDSDVIHVEGRVDPAADIEVINTELALADLETVQKARQRVEKVAKSGDKVARAQFGLLERVEAEMDTGRPARAIDLTEEERAALRPLFLLTLKPTLYIANVAEDGFTDNPYLDTVRAIAAAEGAEVVPISAAVEAELATLEAGERAEFLAEMGLDEPGLHRLIRAGHRLLGLQTYFTAGEKEARAWTVRVGATAPQAAAVIHTDFERGFIRAEVVGYEDFVACKGEQGAKEAGKWRLEGKDYVVRDGDIIHFRFNV; translated from the coding sequence ATGGGTTTCAAATGCGGAATCGTCGGCCTGCCCAATGTGGGCAAGTCGACCCTGTTCAATGCCCTCACCGCCAACGGTATCGCGGCGGAGAATTACCCCTTCTGTACCATCGATCCCAACGTCGGTGTGGTGCCGATCCCCGATCCGCGCCTCGACGCCATCGCGGCCATCGTCAAGCCGCGGCAGGTCATCACCAGCACCATGGAGTTCGTTGACATCGCGGGCCTCGTCAAGGGCGCGGCCCAGGGGGAGGGGCTCGGCAACAAGTTCCTGGCCACCATCCGCGAGACCCAGGCCGTGTGTCATGTGGTGCGCTGCTTCGAGGATTCCGATGTCATCCACGTGGAGGGGCGGGTGGATCCGGCGGCGGATATCGAGGTGATCAACACCGAACTGGCCCTGGCGGATCTGGAAACGGTGCAGAAGGCCCGCCAGCGGGTGGAAAAGGTGGCCAAGAGCGGCGACAAGGTGGCGCGCGCCCAATTCGGCCTGTTGGAACGGGTGGAAGCGGAGATGGATACCGGCAGGCCGGCCCGCGCCATCGACCTGACGGAGGAGGAGCGTGCCGCCCTGCGCCCCCTGTTCCTGCTGACTCTGAAGCCCACGCTTTACATTGCCAACGTGGCCGAGGACGGCTTCACGGACAACCCTTACCTGGATACCGTGCGGGCCATCGCTGCGGCCGAAGGGGCGGAGGTGGTGCCCATCAGCGCCGCGGTGGAGGCCGAGCTGGCCACCCTGGAGGCCGGGGAGCGCGCCGAGTTTCTGGCGGAGATGGGACTGGACGAGCCCGGCCTCCATCGCCTGATCCGCGCCGGTCACCGCCTGCTGGGGCTGCAGACCTATTTCACCGCCGGTGAGAAGGAGGCCCGGGCCTGGACCGTCCGGGTGGGGGCCACCGCCCCCCAGGCCGCCGCCGTCATCCACACGGATTTCGAGCGCGGCTTCATTCGCGCCGAGGTGGTGGGCTACGAGGATTTCGTCGCCTGCAAAGGCGAACAGGGTGCCAAGGAGGCCGGTAAATGGCGCCTCGAAGGCAAGGACTACGTGGTCCGGGACGGCGACATCATCCACTTCCGTTTCAACGTCTGA
- a CDS encoding sigma-70 family RNA polymerase sigma factor, with amino-acid sequence MSQDAGCPYERLYLDHHGWLLGWLGRKLGCPHDAADLSHDTFLRLLRGRDLPGLREPRAYLLVIANRLLINRHRRRKVEEEALRQVAVLLEREERRGPAETVVAQDLLAQVLLLLTEELPEKPRRAFLMARVDGKSYREIAARLDVSESSVKQYLAKVLAHCHARLYDSSSGEGGP; translated from the coding sequence ATGTCCCAGGATGCCGGTTGTCCATACGAGCGCCTCTATCTCGACCACCACGGCTGGCTGCTGGGCTGGCTGGGGCGCAAGCTCGGCTGTCCTCATGATGCCGCGGACCTGAGCCACGATACCTTCCTGCGCCTGCTGCGCGGCCGGGATCTGCCCGGCCTGCGCGAGCCGCGGGCCTACCTGCTGGTCATCGCCAACCGGCTGCTGATCAACCGTCACCGGCGCCGCAAGGTGGAGGAGGAAGCGCTGCGCCAGGTGGCCGTGCTGCTGGAGCGCGAGGAGCGGCGCGGCCCGGCCGAGACGGTGGTGGCGCAGGACCTGCTGGCCCAGGTGTTGCTCCTGCTCACCGAGGAGCTGCCGGAGAAGCCGCGCCGGGCCTTCCTCATGGCGCGCGTGGACGGCAAGAGCTACCGCGAGATTGCTGCCCGTCTGGATGTCTCCGAGAGCAGCGTCAAACAGTATCTGGCCAAAGTCCTGGCCCATTGCCATGCGCGCCTTTATGACAGCTCGTCCGGGGAGGGCGGGCCCTGA
- a CDS encoding Tat pathway signal sequence domain protein yields the protein MRSFFPALAMLSFCVSSAMAGTEQIHVELNKLEPEGDACRAYLVLENGTASAFESLKLDLVMFDGEGVVAKRLAVETAPLPPGKTRLKVFDMEGLACERVGRVLLNAILACADATGPREDCLGLVAVSARGTREFIK from the coding sequence ATGAGGTCGTTTTTTCCGGCCCTGGCCATGCTGTCTTTCTGCGTCTCTTCCGCCATGGCGGGGACGGAGCAGATCCACGTCGAGCTCAACAAACTGGAGCCGGAGGGCGACGCCTGCCGTGCCTACCTGGTGCTGGAGAACGGGACCGCGAGCGCTTTCGAGAGCCTCAAGCTCGATCTCGTCATGTTCGACGGTGAGGGCGTGGTCGCGAAGCGTCTCGCCGTCGAGACGGCGCCGCTGCCCCCGGGCAAGACGCGTCTCAAGGTGTTCGACATGGAGGGTCTCGCCTGCGAACGGGTGGGTCGCGTGTTGCTCAACGCCATCCTGGCCTGCGCCGATGCCACGGGCCCGCGGGAGGATTGCCTCGGCCTCGTCGCGGTGAGCGCCCGCGGAACACGGGAGTTCATCAAATGA